In Spinacia oleracea cultivar Varoflay chromosome 5, BTI_SOV_V1, whole genome shotgun sequence, a single window of DNA contains:
- the LOC110784618 gene encoding pentatricopeptide repeat-containing protein At5g61990, mitochondrial isoform X2, producing MVFWNHHIRLLPHRKHIRLRTFSLLLSSCRFFTTLKKISYAENVETVEEISKLLNHNSWSILMGSSDIIKKLNPEVIQAVLHHNQFSDPIRLLGFFNWSHSQLGIHHNLLSYSVLAVLLCNSSCFPLANGVIERLIETRPPSYMVFDSVVSCVREYNRRDCSSVIFDIVINAYKKMGLLKEAADLFLCVKDGDFCPSLVCCNSLLSDLLKKSMMGVFWRVYDKMLEVNLGPDIYTYTNLISGLCKEGKVEQGKMVIVEMEEKGISPNLVTYNVLINGLCRTSALDEALELKRSMAEKGLTPDSYTYSILVDGFCKNRRAWEAKLLLVEMMGKGLKPNHITYTSLIDGFMKQGDVAEALEIKDEMTACGIKLNFVTYAALISGVCRIGDMDKGKGLLFEMIRLGLSPSSQIYSYLIEGYCRENKMEAAYELLAEMKNMNLSPTAFTFNAIINALCHVRNVQCAYKVLQEMTFCGIKPSVVTYTTLIKGYIHGGNLGEAMRIFEEMKEKGIPPDVFCYNSLVMGLCKGGRMGEARSYFDEMLERGLKPDAYTYGALIHGYCKDREMKIASRYLEEMSRCGIKPNDIVYTAFIDGHCKEGNIDEAMLSFEDMLKQKVLPDLLAYSVLIHSLAKNGKMQEAAQAFIELRAKCLVPDVYTYSSLISGYSKQGDMTKALELLEEMRREGVHPNIVTYNSLINGLCKSGEIERAHELFCETTARGLAPNSVTYATIIDGYSKCGNLVEAFRLFDDMQLKGIPCDSFVYNSVIDGCSRKGDLDKALSLFQEMLHKGIASTHTFNTLIDGFCKSNKSAEALKLLQDMLDLNIAPTNVTYTILIDHHCKLGMMEEAEDLFLEMQNRDLKPTTVTYASLLNGHNKTDIQTKQLNFLRPWFNLNGFPAALS from the exons ATGGTGTTTTGGAATCACCACATTAGATTATTGCCCCACAGAAAGCACATCAGACTCAGAACATTCTCTCTTCTCCTATCCtcctgcagattctttaccacaTTGAAGAAGATCTCCTACGCCGAAAATGTTGAAACTGTTGAAGAAATTTCAAAGCTTCTCAACCACAATAGCTGGAGCATTTTAATGGGGTCATCAGACATCATTAAGAAGCTAAACCCAGAAGTAATTCAAGCTGTTCTTCATCATAATCAGTTTTCTGATCCAATTCGGCTTCTGGGGTTCTTCAATTGGTCGCATTCTCAACTGGGTATTCATCACAATTTGTTATCCTACTCAGTTTTAGCTGTTTTGCTTTGTAATTCTAGCTGCTTTCCTCTTGCGAATGGGGTTATTGAGCGCTTGATTGAAACACGGCCTCCTTCTTATATGGTTTTCGATTCAGTGGTTAGTTGTGTTAGGGAATATAATAGGCGTGATTGTAGTTCTGTCATTTTTGATATAGTGATTAATGCTTACAAGAAAATGGGCCTCTTAAAAGAGGCTGCTGACTTGTTCTTGTGTGTAAAAGATGGTGATTTTTGTCCTAGTTTAGTTTGTTGCAATTCTTTGTTGTCTGATTTGTTGAAGAAGAGTATGATGGGTGTGTTTTGGAGGGTTTATGATAAAATGTTGGAGGTTAATCTTGGTCCTGACATATATACTTATACTAATTTGATTAGTGGTCTATGTAAAGAAGGGAAGGTTGAGCAAGGTAAAATGGTGATTGTGGAAATGGAAGAGAAGGGTATTAGTCCTAATTTGGTGACTTATAATGTACTTATTAATGGTTTGTGCAGAACCAGTGCCCTAGATGAAGCTTTGGAACTTAAACGCTCCATGGCCGAGAAGGGCCTAACACCCGATAGCTATACTTACTCGATACTCGTTGATGGATTTTGTAAAAATAGAAGGGCTTGGGAAGCAAAGTTGCTCTTGGTAGAAATGATGGGGAAGGGTTTGAAGCCTAACCATATTACGTATACTTCTTTGATAGATGGGTTTATGAAGCAAGGTGATGTGGCAGAGGCTCTCGAAATTAAGGATGAGATGACTGCTTGTGGAATTAAGCTGAATTTTGTGACATATGCCGCATTGATTAGTGGTGTTTGTAGGATAGGTGACATGGACAAGGGAAAAGGTCTATTGTTTGAGATGATTAGGTTAGGTTTAAGTCCTAGTTCCCAAATCTACAGCTATTTGATTGAAGGTTATTGCAGAGAAAATAAAATGGAGGCGGCCTATGAGCTGCTTGCTGAGATGAAGAACATGAATTTGTCCCCCACAGCTTTCACATTTAATGCAATAATCAATGCGCTTTGTCATGTTAGAAATGTTCAGTGTGCTTATAAAGTTCTACAAGAAATGACCTTTTGTGGTATAAAACCAAGTGTTGTCACTTACACTACTTTGATAAAAGGTTATATTCACGGGGGTAACTTGGGGGAGGCGATGAGAATTTTTgaagaaatgaaggagaaagGGATTCCACCTGATGTTTTTTGCTACAATTCTCTTGTAATGGGCCTCTGCAAGGGTGGAAGAATGGGTGAAGCAAGGTCTTATTTTGATGAGATGTTGGAGAGAGGATTAAAGCCAGATGCATATACCTATGGTGCTTTAATCCATGGATATTGCAAAGACAGGGAAATGAAAATTGCCAGTAGATATCTTGAGGAGATGTCAAGGTGTGGCATTAAACCAAATGATATCGTCTATACAGCTTTTATTGATGGACATTGCAAAGAAGGGAATATCGATGAAGCCATGTTGTCCTTTGAAGATATGCTCAAGCAGAAAGTACTCCCTGATTTACTCGCCTACAGTGTGCTCATCCATAGTCTCGCCAAGAATGGAAAGATGCAAGAAGCTGCACAGGCATTCATAGAGCTTAGAGCTAAGTGTCTGGTGCCTGATGTGTATACTTACAGTTCCCTAATCTCTGGATACTCTAAGCAAGGAGATATGACAAAGGCTCTTGAACTTCTCGAAGAGATGAGACGGGAAGGTGTTCATCCAAATATTGTAACTTACAATAGTTTGATTAACGGACTGTGCAAGTCTGGTGAAATAGAGAGGGCGCATGAACTCTTTTGTGAGACCACTGCAAGGGGGTTGGCACCAAACAGTGTGACTTATGCTACTATTATAGATGGCTATTCCAAATGTGGGAACTTAGTGGAGGCGTTTAGATTGTTTGATGATATGCAACTAAAGGGCATACCATGTGATAGTTTTGTCTACAATTCCGTTATTGATGGTTGCTCCAGAAAAGGAGATTTGGACAAAGCTCTGTCCTTATTTCAAGAAATGCTGCACAAGGGTATTGCTTCAACTCATACTTTCAATACATTAATTGATGGGTTTTGCAAATCAAATAAGTCGGCTGAAGCATTAAAACTATTGCAAGATATGCTAGACTTAAATATTGCACCCACCAATGTGACATATACCATTTTAATTGATCATCACTGCAAATTGGGAATGATGGAGGAAGCTGAAGATCTCTTCTTGGAGATGCAAAATAGGGATCTAAAGCCAACTACTGTAACTTATGCCTCCCTTTTGAATGGACATAACAAAACAG ACATACAGACGAAGCAGCTAAATTTCTTGAGACCATGGTTCAATTTAAATGGGTTTCCAGCTGCACTATCTTGA
- the LOC110800556 gene encoding uncharacterized protein has product MKLNPKKCVFGVKSGKFLGFLVSERGIDANPDKVEAILSLPQPKSIKDVQRLTGRMAALTRFVSKSADRSIPFFNTLKQNGKFRWGETEERAFEKVKDHLRALPTIARPEEGDKLQLYVSASAQTVAAVLISEKDKVQQPIYFVSHILNPAEARYSLIEKVAYAVLIAARKLRPYFDAHTIQILTNFPLEKALQKMDTAGRLLRWAIELSEYDLEFHPRNAIKAQALADFVVEASYQEDETKAESWEVSVDGSAAQSGAGAGVVMTSPTGDKFEYAIRFTFAASNNEAEYEAAIAGVQLCLLADAKRIVMTTDSQLVANQFSGEYETKEPSMRRYQEKLKTLTAKLEAFEIKLVPRALNTAADSLAKLASSKAIELSRSVMIEIMHRRSTDEKGKEIMVITANKEWYDDIWTYKTTGVLPADIREAKKIKKDVCWYVIYQGQLYKRAFSLPLLRCLTAYESARLIEEMHEGICGNHVGGKTLALICQRQGYYWPTMLEDAQSYVKKCEKCQLFASVIRMPANDLMPILNPIPFAQWGMDIVGPFTTASGGRKFLIVVVDYFTKWIEAEPVAKITANQVRKFIWKNIITRFGIPTAIVFDHGCQFDCEPIRAFLADYRIKFAYASVCHPQSNGQAEAANKQILVALKKKLDEFKGKWEDTVPEVLWGNRTTVKEATGESPFKLCFGSEAVIPAEVALPTFRIQHYEEQGNDSLLRHQLDFLPEVRLQAEIKSAAYKNRMSRAYNKRVKHRNLEVGDLVLRRTAATGKAQKQGKLTANWEGPYQIWEEVVAGSYRLMEMDGTPQKNSWNADTLRKFHV; this is encoded by the coding sequence atgaagctgaaccccaAGAAATGTGTGTTCGGAGTGAAATCGGGGAAATTCTTGGGTTTCCTTGTCAGCGAGAGAGGCATAGACGCAAACCCAGATAAGGTAGAAGCAATACTCAGTCTGCCCCAACCAAAAAGCATCAAAGATGTACAAAGGCTGACAGGAAGAATGGCAGCTCTGACAAGATTTGTTAGCAAATCAGCCGACAGGTCGATCCCATTTTTTAACACTCTTAAGCAGAACGGAAAATTCCGGTGGGGAGAAACCGAGGAAAGGGCCTTTGAGAAGGTAAAAGACCATCTTCGTGCTTTGCCGACGATAGCCAGGCCGGAAGAGGGCGACAAGCTACAGTTGTATGTGTCCGCTTCAGCCCAAACCGTTGCTGCCGTACTAATCAGTGAAAAAGACAAAGTCCAGCAGCCGAtatactttgtcagccacattTTGAATCCGGCAGAAGCGAGATACTCGCTGATAGAGAAAGTTGCCTATGCAGTCCTGATAGCCGCCAGAAAGCTCAGACCATATTTTGATGCACATACCATACAAATCCTGACGAACTTCCCACTAGAGAAGGCTTTGCAAAAAATGGATACAGCCGGCAGGCTGTTGcgatgggcaatagagctgtcgGAGTACGATCTTGAGTTTCACCCGCGCAATGCAATAAAAGCACAAGCCTTGGCCGACTTCGTAGTTGAAGCATCTTATCAAGAGGATGAAACCAAAGCAGAATCCTGGGAAGTATCAGTGGACGGGTCAGCCGCTCAGTCGGGAGCGGGAGCCGGCGTTGTCATGACCTCTCCGACAGGAGATAAGTTCGAATACGCAATCAGATTCACTTTTGCAGCTtcgaacaacgaagcagaatatgaagcagccATTGCAGGGGTACAGCTATGTTTGTTGGCAGATGCCAAGAGGATAGTAATGACAACAGATTCTCAGTTGGTGGCAAATCAGTTTTCGGGAGAGTATGAAACAAAGGAGCCATCAATGCGGCGGTATCAAGAAAAACTGAAGACGCTGACAGCGAAATTAGAGGCTTTTGAGATCAAGTTGGTCCCTAGAGCGTTGAACACTGCCGCAGACAGCCTAGCAAAACTGGCCAGTTCGAAAGCAATCGAGCTCAGTCGATCAGTAATGATAGAAATCATGCACAGAAGGAGTACGgatgaaaaaggaaaagaaataatGGTCATCACGGCAAACAAAGAGTGGTACGACGATATCTGGACGTACAAGACAACTGGAGTGCTCCCGGCCGATATCAGGGAGGcaaagaaaatcaaaaaagaCGTCTGCTGGTACGTCATATATCAGGGACAACTCTATAAAAGAGCATTCAGCCTCCCCCTGCTGCGGTGTTTGACGGCATACGAATCAGCAAGGTTAATCGAAGAAATGCATGAAGGAATATGCGGAAACCATGTAGGAGGAAAAACACTCGCTTTGATCTGCCAAAGACAAGGTTACTACTGGCCAACCATGCTCGAAGACGCACAGAGCTACGTCAAGAAATGTGAAAAATGCCAGCTATTTGCCTCAGTAATACGTATGCCAGCAAACGACTTGATGCCCATTCTGAATCCAATTCCATTCGCCcagtggggaatggatattgTAGGACCCTTCACAACAGCCTCAGGAGGCAGGAAGTTCTTGATTGTTGTCGTCGATTACTTCACAAAATGGATTGAGGCCGAGCCGGTAGCCAAGATAACAGCCAACCAGGTACGGAagttcatctggaaaaacatcataACAAGGTTTGGAATACCGACAGCAATAGTATTCGACCATGGATGCCAGTTCGACTGCGAACCTATACGAGCATTCTTGGCAGACTACCGGATCAAGTTCGCATACGCGTCAGTCTGCCACCCAcagagcaacgggcaagccgaggcTGCAAATAAACAAATACTCGTAGCCCTTAAGAAAAAGCTGGATGAGTTCAAAGGCAAGTGGGAAGACACAGTCCCAGAGGTTCTATGGGGTAACAGAACGACGGTTAAAGAAGCAACGGGAGAGAGCCCTTTCAAACTATGCTTCGGATCAGAAGCAGTCATACCGGCTGAAGTAGCACTACCCACCTTCCGCATCCAGCATTATGAAGAACAGGGAAACGACAGCTTACTCAGGCACCAGCTAGATTTCTTACCAGAGGTCAGACTGCAGGCGGAAATTAAGTCGGCTGCATACAAGAACAGAATGAGCAGGGCCTACAACAAGCGAGTAAAACATAGGAATCTAGAGGTAGGCGACCTTGTACTTCGCCGGACGGCAGCAACCGGCAAAGCTCAAAAACAAGGAAAACTGACTGCAAATTGGGAAGGGCCCTACCAGATATGGGAAGAAGTGGTAGCTGGATCATACAGACTAATGGAGATGGATGGAACACCGCAGAAGAACTCATGGAACGCAGATACTTTAAGAAAATTCCATGTATGA
- the LOC110784618 gene encoding pentatricopeptide repeat-containing protein At5g61990, mitochondrial isoform X1 has protein sequence MVFWNHHIRLLPHRKHIRLRTFSLLLSSCRFFTTLKKISYAENVETVEEISKLLNHNSWSILMGSSDIIKKLNPEVIQAVLHHNQFSDPIRLLGFFNWSHSQLGIHHNLLSYSVLAVLLCNSSCFPLANGVIERLIETRPPSYMVFDSVVSCVREYNRRDCSSVIFDIVINAYKKMGLLKEAADLFLCVKDGDFCPSLVCCNSLLSDLLKKSMMGVFWRVYDKMLEVNLGPDIYTYTNLISGLCKEGKVEQGKMVIVEMEEKGISPNLVTYNVLINGLCRTSALDEALELKRSMAEKGLTPDSYTYSILVDGFCKNRRAWEAKLLLVEMMGKGLKPNHITYTSLIDGFMKQGDVAEALEIKDEMTACGIKLNFVTYAALISGVCRIGDMDKGKGLLFEMIRLGLSPSSQIYSYLIEGYCRENKMEAAYELLAEMKNMNLSPTAFTFNAIINALCHVRNVQCAYKVLQEMTFCGIKPSVVTYTTLIKGYIHGGNLGEAMRIFEEMKEKGIPPDVFCYNSLVMGLCKGGRMGEARSYFDEMLERGLKPDAYTYGALIHGYCKDREMKIASRYLEEMSRCGIKPNDIVYTAFIDGHCKEGNIDEAMLSFEDMLKQKVLPDLLAYSVLIHSLAKNGKMQEAAQAFIELRAKCLVPDVYTYSSLISGYSKQGDMTKALELLEEMRREGVHPNIVTYNSLINGLCKSGEIERAHELFCETTARGLAPNSVTYATIIDGYSKCGNLVEAFRLFDDMQLKGIPCDSFVYNSVIDGCSRKGDLDKALSLFQEMLHKGIASTHTFNTLIDGFCKSNKSAEALKLLQDMLDLNIAPTNVTYTILIDHHCKLGMMEEAEDLFLEMQNRDLKPTTVTYASLLNGHNKTGNGLKLVSLFNDLLNKGVMPDEVVYSLMVDTYCREGNWIRVFQMLDELSLKGLTLKENVWDALVESLNQKEQFSEALNLLDDMEQQGLMLSSNACTNLIRALCQSRHTDEAAKFLETMVQFKWVSSCTILNDFNHINDQDNSKSPDQISGQRVLNVANLV, from the coding sequence ATGGTGTTTTGGAATCACCACATTAGATTATTGCCCCACAGAAAGCACATCAGACTCAGAACATTCTCTCTTCTCCTATCCtcctgcagattctttaccacaTTGAAGAAGATCTCCTACGCCGAAAATGTTGAAACTGTTGAAGAAATTTCAAAGCTTCTCAACCACAATAGCTGGAGCATTTTAATGGGGTCATCAGACATCATTAAGAAGCTAAACCCAGAAGTAATTCAAGCTGTTCTTCATCATAATCAGTTTTCTGATCCAATTCGGCTTCTGGGGTTCTTCAATTGGTCGCATTCTCAACTGGGTATTCATCACAATTTGTTATCCTACTCAGTTTTAGCTGTTTTGCTTTGTAATTCTAGCTGCTTTCCTCTTGCGAATGGGGTTATTGAGCGCTTGATTGAAACACGGCCTCCTTCTTATATGGTTTTCGATTCAGTGGTTAGTTGTGTTAGGGAATATAATAGGCGTGATTGTAGTTCTGTCATTTTTGATATAGTGATTAATGCTTACAAGAAAATGGGCCTCTTAAAAGAGGCTGCTGACTTGTTCTTGTGTGTAAAAGATGGTGATTTTTGTCCTAGTTTAGTTTGTTGCAATTCTTTGTTGTCTGATTTGTTGAAGAAGAGTATGATGGGTGTGTTTTGGAGGGTTTATGATAAAATGTTGGAGGTTAATCTTGGTCCTGACATATATACTTATACTAATTTGATTAGTGGTCTATGTAAAGAAGGGAAGGTTGAGCAAGGTAAAATGGTGATTGTGGAAATGGAAGAGAAGGGTATTAGTCCTAATTTGGTGACTTATAATGTACTTATTAATGGTTTGTGCAGAACCAGTGCCCTAGATGAAGCTTTGGAACTTAAACGCTCCATGGCCGAGAAGGGCCTAACACCCGATAGCTATACTTACTCGATACTCGTTGATGGATTTTGTAAAAATAGAAGGGCTTGGGAAGCAAAGTTGCTCTTGGTAGAAATGATGGGGAAGGGTTTGAAGCCTAACCATATTACGTATACTTCTTTGATAGATGGGTTTATGAAGCAAGGTGATGTGGCAGAGGCTCTCGAAATTAAGGATGAGATGACTGCTTGTGGAATTAAGCTGAATTTTGTGACATATGCCGCATTGATTAGTGGTGTTTGTAGGATAGGTGACATGGACAAGGGAAAAGGTCTATTGTTTGAGATGATTAGGTTAGGTTTAAGTCCTAGTTCCCAAATCTACAGCTATTTGATTGAAGGTTATTGCAGAGAAAATAAAATGGAGGCGGCCTATGAGCTGCTTGCTGAGATGAAGAACATGAATTTGTCCCCCACAGCTTTCACATTTAATGCAATAATCAATGCGCTTTGTCATGTTAGAAATGTTCAGTGTGCTTATAAAGTTCTACAAGAAATGACCTTTTGTGGTATAAAACCAAGTGTTGTCACTTACACTACTTTGATAAAAGGTTATATTCACGGGGGTAACTTGGGGGAGGCGATGAGAATTTTTgaagaaatgaaggagaaagGGATTCCACCTGATGTTTTTTGCTACAATTCTCTTGTAATGGGCCTCTGCAAGGGTGGAAGAATGGGTGAAGCAAGGTCTTATTTTGATGAGATGTTGGAGAGAGGATTAAAGCCAGATGCATATACCTATGGTGCTTTAATCCATGGATATTGCAAAGACAGGGAAATGAAAATTGCCAGTAGATATCTTGAGGAGATGTCAAGGTGTGGCATTAAACCAAATGATATCGTCTATACAGCTTTTATTGATGGACATTGCAAAGAAGGGAATATCGATGAAGCCATGTTGTCCTTTGAAGATATGCTCAAGCAGAAAGTACTCCCTGATTTACTCGCCTACAGTGTGCTCATCCATAGTCTCGCCAAGAATGGAAAGATGCAAGAAGCTGCACAGGCATTCATAGAGCTTAGAGCTAAGTGTCTGGTGCCTGATGTGTATACTTACAGTTCCCTAATCTCTGGATACTCTAAGCAAGGAGATATGACAAAGGCTCTTGAACTTCTCGAAGAGATGAGACGGGAAGGTGTTCATCCAAATATTGTAACTTACAATAGTTTGATTAACGGACTGTGCAAGTCTGGTGAAATAGAGAGGGCGCATGAACTCTTTTGTGAGACCACTGCAAGGGGGTTGGCACCAAACAGTGTGACTTATGCTACTATTATAGATGGCTATTCCAAATGTGGGAACTTAGTGGAGGCGTTTAGATTGTTTGATGATATGCAACTAAAGGGCATACCATGTGATAGTTTTGTCTACAATTCCGTTATTGATGGTTGCTCCAGAAAAGGAGATTTGGACAAAGCTCTGTCCTTATTTCAAGAAATGCTGCACAAGGGTATTGCTTCAACTCATACTTTCAATACATTAATTGATGGGTTTTGCAAATCAAATAAGTCGGCTGAAGCATTAAAACTATTGCAAGATATGCTAGACTTAAATATTGCACCCACCAATGTGACATATACCATTTTAATTGATCATCACTGCAAATTGGGAATGATGGAGGAAGCTGAAGATCTCTTCTTGGAGATGCAAAATAGGGATCTAAAGCCAACTACTGTAACTTATGCCTCCCTTTTGAATGGACATAACAAAACAGGTAATGGGCTTAAGTTGGTGTCTCTTTTCAATGACTTGTTGAACAAAGGCGTTATGCCTGATGAAGTTGTCTATTCCCTAATGGTGGACACTTATTGTAGAGAAGGAAATTGGATAAGAGTCTTTCAGATGTTGGATGAATTATCACTTAAGGGTTTGACATTGAAGGAAAATGTATGGGATGCGTTAGTTGAAAGCCTAAACCAGAAGGAACAATTTTCTGAAGCCTTAAATCTACTTGATGATATGGAACAACAAGGTCTCATGCTTAGTTCAAATGCTTGCACTAATTTAATTCGTGCTTTGTGTCAATCCAGACATACAGACGAAGCAGCTAAATTTCTTGAGACCATGGTTCAATTTAAATGGGTTTCCAGCTGCACTATCTTGAATGATTTCAATCACATTAACGATCAAGACAATTCTAAGAGTCCCGACCAAATTTCAGGGCAAAGGGTATTGAATGTTGCTAATCTGGTGTAA